A DNA window from Elephas maximus indicus isolate mEleMax1 chromosome 17, mEleMax1 primary haplotype, whole genome shotgun sequence contains the following coding sequences:
- the LOC126060680 gene encoding olfactory receptor 150-like has translation MAAGNHSAVTEFILAGLTEKPELQLPLFLFFLETYVVTVVGNLGMITLIGLSSHLHTPMYYFLSSLSFIDFCYSTVITPKMLVSFVTEKNTISYPECMTQLYFFVFLIVSECHMLAVMAYDRYVAICNPLLYKVTMSDQVCSWLVVEVYMMGLIGATAHTGCMLRVVFCKAKIINHYFCDVFPLLELSCSSTYINELVLLCFSVFNILGPTLAILGSYVSIIASILQIHSTEGRCKAFSTCSSHILAVTIFYGSIAFMYLQPSKVSSMDQSKVSSVFYTIIVPMLNPLIYSLRNKDVKVALNKIIEKRLFYLSKDL, from the coding sequence ATGGCAGCAGGAAATCACTCTGCAGTGACTGAGTTCATCCTCGCTGGGCTAACAGAAAAGCCAGAACTCCAGCTgccactctttcttttcttcctagaaACTTATGTGGTCACAGTGGTGGGGAACCTGGGCATGATCACACTGATTGGGCTCAGTTCTCACCTGCACACCCCTATGTACTATTTCCTCAGCAGCTTGtcattcattgatttctgctattccactgtcattacccccaaaatgctggtgagctttgtgacagagaagaacaccATCTCCTACCCTGAATGCATGACTCAGCTctacttctttgtttttcttattgtatCAGAATGTcatatgctggctgtgatggcataTGATCGTTATGTTGCCATCTGTAATCCATTGCTTTACAAGGTCACCATGTCTGATCAGGTCTGCTCCTGGTTGGTAGTTGAGGTATATATGATGGGCTTGATTGGTGCCACAGCTCACACAGGTTGCATGCTAAGAGTGGTTTTCTGCAAGGCTAAAATAATTAACCATTACTTCTGTGATGTTTTTCCACTACTGGAGCTGTCCTGTTCCAGCACTTATATCAATGAACTGGTACTTTTGTGCTTCAGTGTATTTAACATTCTTGGGCCAACCTTGGCCATCCTTGGCTCCTATGTCTCCATCATTGCCAGCATCCTGCAAATCCATTCCACTGAGGGCAGGTGCAAAGCCTTTAGCACATGCAGCTCCCACATTTTGGCTGTTACAATCTTCTATGGTTCTATAGCATTCATGTACCTGCAGCCATCAAAGGTCAGCTCCATGGACCAAAGCaaagtgtcttctgtgttttataccaTTATTGTGCCAATGCTGAACCCcctgatctacagcctgaggaataaggatgtcaaagTTGCTCTAAATAAAATCATTGAGAAAAGACTATTTTACCTTAGCAAAGATTTATAA